A genomic stretch from Nocardia wallacei includes:
- a CDS encoding glucose 1-dehydrogenase, which yields MGFAEQQQDVPGVQSAMEPVPDCGEHSYRGSGKLTGKAAVVTGADSGIGRAVAIAFAREGADVLISYLNEHEDAKEVAELVREAGRTAVPVAGDVSDPAHCQALIDTAVAEFGKIDILVSNAAYQMTHETIEEISTEEFDYTYRVNVGAYFALVKAALPHMPPGGAIIGSSSVNSDMPSPTLAPYAATKAAIANLSASLAQLLGPKGIRVNSVAPGPIWTPLIPSTMPPEKVAKFGDDTPLGRAGQPAELAPAYVLLASDEGSYISGARLAVTGGRPIL from the coding sequence ATGGGATTCGCCGAGCAGCAGCAGGATGTTCCCGGTGTGCAGTCGGCGATGGAGCCGGTGCCCGACTGCGGTGAACACAGTTATCGCGGTAGCGGGAAGCTCACCGGCAAGGCGGCGGTCGTCACCGGGGCCGACAGTGGCATCGGGCGTGCGGTGGCCATCGCCTTCGCCCGTGAGGGCGCGGACGTCCTGATCTCGTACCTGAACGAGCACGAGGACGCCAAGGAGGTCGCCGAGCTGGTGCGGGAGGCGGGGCGCACCGCCGTGCCCGTGGCCGGTGACGTGTCCGATCCCGCGCACTGCCAGGCGCTGATCGATACCGCGGTCGCGGAGTTCGGCAAGATCGACATCCTGGTCAGCAACGCCGCCTACCAGATGACGCACGAGACCATCGAGGAGATCAGCACCGAGGAGTTCGACTACACCTACCGGGTGAACGTCGGCGCCTACTTCGCCCTGGTGAAGGCCGCGCTGCCGCACATGCCGCCGGGTGGGGCGATCATCGGCAGCTCCTCGGTCAACTCCGATATGCCCTCGCCGACGCTGGCGCCCTACGCCGCCACCAAGGCGGCGATCGCCAACCTGTCCGCCAGCCTGGCACAGCTGTTGGGGCCCAAGGGGATCCGGGTCAACAGCGTGGCGCCGGGACCGATCTGGACGCCGCTGATCCCGTCGACCATGCCGCCGGAGAAGGTGGCGAAATTCGGCGACGACACTCCACTGGGCCGGGCCGGGCAGCCCGCCGAACTCGCGCCCGCGTACGTGCTGCTCGCGAGCGACGAGGGCAGTTACATCTCCGGCGCTCGCCTCGCCGTCACCGGCGGCCGGCCCATTCTGTGA
- a CDS encoding helix-turn-helix domain-containing protein: MTTTGKRIAAERKLAGLKQIQLAQRTNYSLSMVRAVEQGREPASPAFIAAAARVLRVEPELLTGVPYRDTIEQDGPLEGSVELRTILAEGSYVEPLEPLPLVRLQAELDDIDRVYFADKGRVALARLPEVIRRLYGALHTESDPAPVYTTLAQAFLTAERLCRRFGFTSLAPTVIDRLEWAAERADDPLYVPQSLIKRARVLMYYDRADVGLKLIERGLNAIEGTGEGVDAVRGSAHLTGAIIAARGFRPDTAEEHLHEARRIAGPMKHESDAYGTLFGPANVGIHSVAVALEAGNPDKAAREGTRLVLPKKIAPPRAGHHWQDVARAWLLIGQPDKALHSLNLARRIAPQQTRLHPSVRETLHGIASAQRRQSETLVSFASWAGVAL, from the coding sequence GTGACGACAACCGGTAAGCGAATAGCCGCCGAACGAAAGCTCGCTGGCCTGAAACAGATACAGCTGGCGCAGCGGACGAACTACAGCTTGTCCATGGTTCGCGCGGTCGAGCAGGGCCGGGAACCTGCTTCGCCCGCGTTCATCGCCGCCGCTGCTCGGGTACTGCGGGTAGAGCCCGAGTTGCTGACCGGCGTCCCCTATCGCGACACCATCGAGCAGGACGGGCCGCTCGAGGGTTCTGTCGAGCTTCGAACCATCCTCGCCGAGGGCAGCTACGTTGAGCCACTGGAGCCTTTGCCGTTGGTGCGGTTACAGGCAGAACTCGACGACATCGACCGGGTGTACTTTGCCGACAAGGGCAGGGTGGCGCTCGCTCGGCTGCCGGAGGTAATCAGACGGTTGTACGGGGCGTTGCACACCGAAAGCGACCCCGCCCCCGTGTACACCACGCTCGCGCAAGCGTTTCTTACCGCTGAGCGATTGTGTCGCCGCTTCGGATTCACCAGCCTCGCTCCCACGGTCATAGACCGGCTGGAGTGGGCGGCAGAACGAGCCGACGATCCCCTGTACGTACCGCAATCGCTCATCAAACGCGCACGTGTTCTCATGTATTACGACCGTGCCGACGTAGGGCTGAAGCTGATTGAACGCGGACTGAACGCGATCGAGGGCACAGGCGAAGGCGTGGATGCCGTGCGCGGTTCCGCACACCTCACGGGCGCAATCATTGCGGCGCGGGGCTTCCGTCCCGATACTGCCGAGGAGCACTTGCACGAAGCACGGCGAATCGCCGGACCCATGAAGCACGAAAGCGACGCGTACGGAACGTTGTTCGGCCCCGCGAACGTCGGGATACATTCGGTCGCCGTAGCGCTCGAAGCCGGAAATCCCGATAAGGCGGCGCGCGAAGGAACACGTCTCGTACTCCCGAAGAAAATCGCCCCGCCCCGAGCCGGTCACCACTGGCAGGACGTAGCCCGCGCGTGGTTGCTTATCGGACAGCCGGACAAAGCACTTCACTCGCTGAACTTGGCGCGGCGGATCGCTCCCCAGCAGACGCGGTTGCATCCGTCGGTGCGCGAGACGTTGCACGGGATCGCGTCGGCGCAGCGGCGGCAGTCGGAGACTCTGGTCAGCTTCGCGTCGTGGGCGGGTGTGGCGCTGTAG
- a CDS encoding helix-turn-helix domain-containing protein → MTVTTTGERIAAERKLAGLKQIQLAQRTNYSLSMIRAVEQGREPASAAFIAAAAKALHVEPEYLTQTPFYDVLEQDGPLEGIAELRSILAEGAYVRPVEPTPIAELTTEMQGVDTAYRNDKGRIALQRIPPLIRQLYGALHAARTDSERGRVYTLLSAAYVTTERLCRRFGFTALAPVVLDRLEWAAEGADDPLYVAQAKVKRARILMYHNANDVGLRLVEDGLDLIEGNTERANAVRGYAHLCGAIVAARGFNADTAVAHIESARRLACGFDRESDLYGTLFGPANVGIHSVAVELESGNPDKAARTGAALTLPDEIAPPRAGHHWQDVARAWLLVGQPDKALHSLNLARRIAPQQTRLHPSVRETLHGIASAQRRQSETLVSFASWAGVAL, encoded by the coding sequence ATGACGGTGACGACAACCGGTGAGCGGATTGCGGCTGAGCGTAAGCTCGCCGGCCTGAAACAGATACAGCTCGCGCAGCGGACGAACTACAGCCTGTCCATGATCCGTGCGGTCGAGCAAGGGCGAGAGCCCGCGTCCGCCGCGTTCATCGCCGCGGCGGCGAAGGCGCTGCACGTCGAGCCCGAGTACCTGACGCAGACGCCTTTCTACGACGTCCTGGAGCAGGACGGCCCACTCGAGGGCATTGCGGAATTGCGGTCGATTCTCGCGGAAGGCGCTTACGTTCGCCCGGTCGAACCGACTCCCATTGCCGAACTGACCACGGAGATGCAGGGCGTAGACACGGCTTACCGCAACGACAAGGGCCGCATCGCGCTTCAGCGCATTCCCCCGCTTATCCGGCAGTTGTACGGCGCTCTACATGCCGCACGAACCGACTCGGAACGCGGCCGGGTCTACACGCTGCTCTCGGCGGCATACGTCACTACCGAACGGCTGTGCCGCCGGTTCGGATTCACCGCACTGGCACCTGTGGTTCTGGATCGGCTCGAATGGGCGGCCGAAGGTGCTGATGATCCGCTCTACGTCGCTCAGGCAAAGGTGAAGCGGGCGCGAATCTTGATGTACCACAACGCGAACGACGTTGGTCTGCGGCTAGTGGAGGACGGGCTGGACCTGATCGAGGGCAATACCGAGCGAGCGAACGCTGTACGTGGCTACGCGCATCTGTGCGGCGCGATAGTCGCCGCTCGTGGCTTCAACGCCGACACGGCCGTAGCTCACATCGAGAGCGCGCGTCGGCTGGCGTGTGGCTTCGACCGCGAATCCGATTTGTACGGAACGCTCTTCGGGCCTGCGAACGTCGGTATTCACTCGGTAGCAGTTGAACTCGAATCCGGAAATCCCGACAAGGCCGCCCGTACGGGGGCCGCGCTCACCTTGCCCGACGAGATCGCCCCGCCCCGAGCCGGTCACCACTGGCAGGACGTAGCCCGGGCATGGTTGCTTGTCGGGCAGCCGGACAAAGCACTTCACTCGCTGAATTTGGCGCGGCGGATCGCTCCCCAGCAGACGCGGTTGCATCCGTCGGTGCGCGAGACGTTGCACGGGATCGCGTCGGCGCAGCGGCGGCAGTCGGAGACTCTGGTCAGCTTCGCGTCGTGGGCGGGTGTGGCGCTGTAG
- a CDS encoding DMT family transporter, which translates to MRAPLVPVALMVAVTCLWGTSSALLAVLAAPATAGLVALGGAVTLLLLAWSRGERPWETLAAQPALYVRLGALETANLALYVAALRIGPLPVVVALHLTAPVLIITMALVRGRRAPTVPVLLELMLVAVAIWLVTGSRPEAGAGGFAVAGCLLALGSAACVAALVSLVAREAGPGSTITSAGLQLLLAGVASSPLLVVEPPSARTVVALATVGALLLGPGFALYWQALRWLDAATASIIGLNEAVVAALVGAWCTETRLTAATAAAGVLILLAVGLEQRSASRRRVPP; encoded by the coding sequence GTGCGCGCCCCACTGGTCCCGGTCGCCCTCATGGTGGCGGTGACCTGTCTGTGGGGCACCTCCAGCGCGCTGCTGGCCGTGCTGGCGGCCCCGGCCACCGCGGGGCTGGTGGCGCTCGGCGGCGCGGTGACGCTGCTGTTGCTGGCGTGGTCGCGCGGCGAGCGGCCCTGGGAGACGCTGGCCGCGCAGCCGGCGCTCTACGTCCGATTGGGCGCGCTGGAGACTGCGAATCTGGCGCTGTATGTGGCGGCGCTGCGGATCGGGCCGCTGCCGGTCGTGGTGGCGCTGCATCTCACGGCCCCGGTGCTGATCATCACGATGGCCCTGGTGCGCGGCCGCCGTGCGCCGACCGTGCCGGTGCTGCTGGAGCTGATGCTGGTCGCGGTGGCGATATGGCTGGTCACGGGGAGTCGGCCGGAGGCCGGGGCGGGCGGGTTCGCGGTGGCCGGGTGCCTGCTGGCGCTCGGCAGCGCGGCCTGCGTCGCCGCTCTGGTCAGCCTCGTCGCACGGGAGGCCGGGCCGGGCAGCACGATCACCTCGGCCGGTCTGCAACTGCTGCTGGCGGGGGTGGCGAGCAGCCCGCTGCTGGTTGTCGAACCGCCCAGTGCGCGAACGGTTGTCGCGCTGGCCACGGTGGGCGCGTTGCTGCTCGGTCCGGGGTTCGCGCTCTACTGGCAGGCGCTGCGCTGGCTGGACGCGGCCACGGCCAGCATCATCGGACTCAACGAGGCGGTGGTGGCGGCGCTGGTCGGCGCGTGGTGCACCGAGACCCGGCTGACCGCCGCGACCGCCGCCGCGGGGGTGCTCATATTGCTGGCAGTCGGGCTGGAGCAGCGGTCGGCGTCGCGGCGGCGTGTGCCGCCCTGA
- a CDS encoding phosphoribosylanthranilate isomerase — MINVRAKICGIRSESDLRAVLAADADAAGFISGTTHFSEDVLSAEQARSLSRLVPPTVERVLVTHLTDADAVLRLADHIGVDCIQLHGLITLDTVRAVKAGAAGRRVIRAVHVTGPEAIDAAVEAAPDCDGVVLDSRSAHRLGGTGRTHDWSISARIVDKLAGEDFPVMLAGGLNPRNVAAAIEAVRPSWVDVNSGVDGRRGDKDPSACAEFVRAAHAAATPTAAPARLPAI, encoded by the coding sequence ATGATCAACGTCCGAGCGAAGATCTGCGGCATCCGGAGCGAATCCGATCTCCGGGCCGTGTTGGCGGCCGATGCCGATGCGGCCGGTTTCATCTCGGGCACAACACATTTCAGTGAGGACGTGCTCTCCGCGGAGCAGGCCCGCAGCCTGTCGCGGCTGGTGCCGCCCACGGTGGAGCGGGTGCTGGTCACCCATCTCACCGACGCCGACGCGGTGCTGCGGCTGGCCGACCACATCGGCGTCGACTGCATCCAGCTGCACGGCCTGATCACCCTCGACACCGTGCGCGCGGTGAAGGCCGGGGCGGCCGGTCGCCGGGTGATCCGGGCGGTGCACGTCACCGGCCCCGAGGCGATCGACGCTGCGGTGGAGGCGGCGCCGGACTGCGACGGGGTGGTGCTGGATTCGCGCTCGGCGCACCGGCTCGGCGGCACCGGCCGCACCCACGACTGGTCGATCAGCGCCCGCATCGTGGACAAGCTCGCGGGCGAGGATTTCCCGGTGATGCTGGCCGGCGGGCTCAACCCGCGCAATGTGGCGGCGGCGATCGAGGCGGTGCGTCCGTCCTGGGTCGACGTCAACTCCGGTGTCGACGGTCGACGCGGCGACAAGGACCCGAGCGCCTGCGCCGAATTCGTCAGGGCGGCACACGCCGCCGCGACGCCGACCGCTGCTCCAGCCCGACTGCCAGCAATATGA
- a CDS encoding alpha/beta hydrolase — MERVEVGFPSGSEQCAAWLYRPDGPPKPRPLVIMAHGLGADREMGLDRYARRFATAGMGVLVFDYRHFGASGGTPRQVIHIGRQREDWRAAIAFARTLRGFDATRIALWGTSFGGGHVLSIAHEDDYLAAVVAQCPFTSGWAAARAKGPISLFKTGTVATTDVLVGPIRRKPVGVRLAGRKRSAALMSASDVPEGFGRLAEESAQYQPKVAARIGLSVLFDSPWRRTKGIKVPVLYAVCDNDSVAPVAPTLKAAERTKHAVVKRYPIGHFDIYFDDWFEKAVYDQADFLVSVLRP; from the coding sequence ATGGAGCGTGTCGAGGTGGGGTTCCCGTCGGGAAGCGAACAGTGTGCAGCGTGGCTCTATCGCCCTGACGGTCCGCCGAAGCCGCGGCCGCTGGTGATCATGGCACACGGACTCGGCGCCGATCGGGAAATGGGCCTGGACCGATACGCGCGCCGCTTCGCCACCGCCGGAATGGGCGTGCTGGTATTCGACTACCGGCACTTCGGCGCCAGCGGCGGCACCCCGCGACAGGTGATCCACATCGGCCGCCAACGCGAGGACTGGCGGGCCGCCATCGCCTTCGCCCGTACCCTGCGCGGTTTCGACGCGACCCGAATCGCGTTGTGGGGCACCTCGTTCGGCGGCGGGCACGTGCTGTCCATCGCGCACGAGGACGACTACCTCGCCGCCGTGGTCGCGCAGTGCCCGTTCACCAGCGGCTGGGCCGCGGCGCGGGCGAAGGGGCCGATCAGCCTGTTCAAGACCGGCACCGTCGCCACCACCGACGTGCTGGTGGGGCCGATCCGGCGCAAACCGGTCGGGGTGCGGCTGGCCGGCCGCAAACGGTCCGCCGCCTTGATGAGCGCCTCCGACGTGCCCGAGGGTTTCGGGCGGCTGGCCGAGGAGAGCGCGCAGTACCAGCCGAAGGTAGCCGCGCGCATCGGGCTGTCGGTGCTGTTCGACTCGCCCTGGCGGCGCACCAAGGGCATCAAGGTACCGGTGCTGTACGCCGTCTGCGACAACGACTCGGTCGCCCCGGTCGCGCCCACGCTCAAGGCCGCCGAGCGCACCAAGCACGCCGTCGTGAAGCGTTACCCCATCGGCCATTTCGACATCTATTTCGACGACTGGTTCGAGAAGGCCGTCTACGACCAGGCCGACTTCCTGGTCTCGGTGCTGCGGCCCTGA
- a CDS encoding GNAT family N-acetyltransferase produces the protein MIVRQVGVDEWPVARMARLDALAGSAPGTFSLSYGEAAEWDRQRWRRWLADRTFFVAESASEVLGCVGGVTEFGTPTLVSMFVTAHARGTGTSDRLVEAVVDWARAAGHDRLHLWVTHGNSHAEKLYLRHGFARSGRRRPGSPAQPRIDYEMVRAL, from the coding sequence ATGATCGTGCGGCAGGTCGGCGTCGACGAGTGGCCGGTGGCCCGGATGGCGCGGCTCGACGCGCTGGCCGGGTCCGCACCGGGCACTTTCTCGCTGTCCTACGGCGAGGCGGCGGAGTGGGACCGGCAGCGGTGGCGGCGGTGGCTGGCCGACCGGACGTTCTTCGTCGCCGAATCCGCGTCGGAGGTGCTCGGGTGTGTGGGCGGGGTGACCGAATTCGGTACGCCGACACTGGTTTCGATGTTCGTCACCGCGCACGCCCGGGGCACCGGGACATCGGACCGCCTGGTGGAGGCCGTGGTGGACTGGGCGCGCGCGGCGGGGCACGATCGACTGCACCTATGGGTGACGCACGGCAACAGCCACGCCGAGAAGCTCTATCTCCGGCACGGTTTCGCGCGGTCGGGGCGGAGACGGCCGGGCTCGCCGGCGCAGCCGCGGATCGACTACGAGATGGTGCGGGCGCTGTGA
- a CDS encoding TrmH family RNA methyltransferase → MSAARARTPADIRRQRRPRAHTCWNHLIAAPLWPKHGVNLGTLLRTCDAVGACLAVPRKPWVPEALQRGNTLRHRQCVHWVDGRVDRWLDRQRRGGSAVVGVELTDESVRLGDLPAARKRTVVVLGNEGSGIPPEGMERLDLAVEIPMVGTGHSLNVAVAASLVLYKLAGLC, encoded by the coding sequence ATGAGTGCCGCGCGGGCCCGCACGCCCGCCGACATCCGCCGGCAGCGGCGGCCGCGCGCACATACCTGCTGGAATCACCTGATCGCGGCACCGCTGTGGCCCAAGCACGGGGTGAATCTCGGTACGCTGCTGCGCACCTGCGACGCCGTCGGGGCCTGCCTCGCGGTGCCGCGCAAACCATGGGTGCCCGAGGCGCTGCAACGCGGCAACACGCTGCGGCACCGGCAGTGCGTGCACTGGGTGGACGGCCGCGTGGACCGCTGGCTGGACCGGCAGCGGCGCGGTGGTTCGGCGGTCGTCGGGGTCGAGCTGACCGACGAATCGGTGCGGCTCGGCGACCTCCCGGCCGCCCGCAAACGCACCGTCGTAGTGCTCGGCAACGAGGGGTCCGGGATCCCGCCGGAGGGCATGGAGCGGCTGGATCTGGCCGTGGAGATCCCGATGGTGGGAACCGGGCACAGTCTCAATGTCGCGGTCGCGGCGTCGCTGGTGCTCTACAAGCTGGCCGGATTGTGTTGA
- a CDS encoding bifunctional RNase H/acid phosphatase, whose product MTKVIVEADGGSRGNPGPAGFGAVVWDAAHVGVLSERREAIGIATNNVAEYRGLIAGLAAAAELGAREVEVRMDSKLVVEQMSGRWKVKHAAMVPLAERARQLVAGFDVVRFEWIPRAQNSHADRLANEAMDDAKLITEVREAEARGSAVGIEQELPSWIDEVADARAASPESQSAESAQTVATQAHSSDPTTTTAPGWTGARGRPTRMLLLRHGQTELSVQRRYSGRGNPPLTALGREQAARAAEHLAAKGDIAAVVTSPLGRARATAEAAAQALNAPVRVLDGLIETDFGEWEGLTFTEAAQRDPDLHTRWLGDPSLPAPGGESFERVRERVEAARRDIVALYPGQNVVVVSHVTPIKTLLQLALGVGPSLLYRLHLDLASLSIAEFYPDGGASVRLVNDTSYL is encoded by the coding sequence GTGACCAAGGTGATCGTGGAGGCCGACGGTGGTTCGCGCGGTAATCCCGGGCCCGCCGGATTCGGCGCGGTGGTGTGGGATGCCGCGCACGTGGGCGTGCTGTCCGAGCGGCGCGAGGCGATCGGCATCGCGACCAACAATGTCGCCGAATACCGCGGCCTGATAGCGGGTTTGGCGGCCGCGGCCGAACTCGGCGCCCGTGAGGTCGAGGTTCGCATGGACTCCAAACTCGTCGTGGAGCAGATGTCGGGCCGCTGGAAGGTCAAGCACGCCGCGATGGTGCCCCTCGCCGAGCGGGCCCGGCAGCTGGTCGCCGGTTTCGACGTGGTCCGGTTCGAATGGATTCCGCGCGCGCAGAATTCGCACGCCGACCGCCTGGCCAACGAGGCGATGGACGACGCGAAACTGATCACCGAGGTCCGCGAGGCCGAGGCGCGGGGGTCGGCGGTCGGCATCGAACAGGAACTTCCCAGCTGGATCGACGAGGTGGCCGACGCCCGAGCGGCGAGCCCGGAATCGCAATCCGCCGAATCGGCGCAAACCGTAGCGACGCAAGCTCATTCGTCTGACCCCACCACGACCACCGCCCCCGGTTGGACCGGCGCGCGCGGCCGCCCCACCCGGATGCTGCTGCTCCGGCACGGGCAGACCGAACTCTCCGTCCAGCGCCGGTATTCCGGCCGCGGCAACCCGCCGCTGACCGCGCTGGGCCGCGAGCAGGCCGCGCGGGCGGCCGAACACCTTGCGGCGAAAGGTGATATCGCCGCCGTCGTGACCTCCCCCCTGGGCCGCGCGCGTGCGACCGCCGAGGCCGCCGCTCAGGCCCTGAACGCGCCGGTGCGGGTCCTCGACGGTCTGATCGAAACCGACTTCGGCGAGTGGGAGGGCCTCACCTTCACCGAAGCGGCGCAACGGGATCCGGACCTGCACACGCGCTGGCTGGGCGACCCGAGCCTGCCCGCCCCGGGCGGTGAGAGCTTCGAGCGGGTGCGCGAGCGCGTGGAGGCGGCCCGTCGCGACATCGTGGCGTTGTATCCGGGGCAGAACGTGGTGGTGGTCAGCCACGTGACGCCGATCAAAACGCTGCTGCAACTCGCACTGGGGGTGGGCCCGTCGCTGCTGTACCGGCTGCACCTGGATCTGGCGTCGTTGTCGATCGCAGAGTTCTATCCCGACGGCGGCGCGTCGGTGCGCTTGGTGAACGATACGTCGTATCTGTAA
- a CDS encoding zinc ribbon domain-containing protein codes for MNVEPSIQSKLLDLAAVDAELTRIEHRRKVLPEQQEVQRLEAERSTRKDAAVKVEILIDDLDRDIRKLETEVDSVRKREQRDRGMLESGSVGAKQLSELQHELTSLERRRTVLEDDMLDVMERREAAVADHQHAGANLSKAEEDLADARRRRDEALADLEVAAGRCATDRERLLTAFPAELLGIYDKQRAQHGVGAALLQARRCGACRIELDRGEIARIAKTDPEVVVRCPECGAILVRTKQSGL; via the coding sequence TTGAATGTCGAACCATCGATCCAGTCCAAGCTGCTCGACCTCGCCGCCGTCGACGCCGAGCTGACCCGGATCGAGCATCGCCGCAAGGTGTTGCCCGAGCAGCAGGAGGTCCAGCGGCTGGAGGCGGAGCGCAGCACGCGCAAGGACGCGGCCGTCAAGGTCGAGATCCTGATCGACGACCTGGATCGGGACATCCGCAAACTGGAGACCGAGGTCGACAGCGTCCGCAAACGCGAACAGCGCGACCGCGGCATGCTCGAGTCCGGCAGCGTCGGCGCCAAGCAACTGTCGGAGCTGCAGCACGAACTCACCAGCCTGGAACGCCGCCGCACGGTGCTCGAGGACGACATGCTCGACGTGATGGAGCGCCGCGAGGCGGCCGTCGCCGACCATCAGCACGCGGGCGCCAACCTGTCGAAGGCCGAGGAAGATCTCGCCGACGCCCGCCGCCGCCGCGACGAGGCGCTGGCCGACCTCGAGGTCGCGGCCGGACGCTGCGCCACCGACCGCGAACGACTGCTCACCGCCTTCCCCGCGGAACTGCTCGGCATCTACGACAAGCAACGCGCCCAGCACGGCGTCGGCGCCGCGCTGCTGCAGGCTCGGCGCTGCGGCGCCTGCCGCATCGAACTCGACCGCGGCGAGATCGCCCGGATCGCCAAGACCGACCCGGAGGTCGTGGTCCGCTGCCCCGAGTGCGGCGCGATCCTGGTGCGCACCAAGCAATCCGGGTTGTAA
- a CDS encoding OsmC family protein has product MHHYEVEVVWSGATTDYRSYSRNHEALAPGRPPLPGSADPVIGRGDADRWNPELLLVASLSECHMLWYLHLCTESGIVVTDYRDAAEGTMDDQRFQRVTLRPRVTITDPARVDAARELHAAAHQRCFIANSMNFPVVHEPAVTA; this is encoded by the coding sequence ATGCATCATTACGAGGTGGAGGTCGTCTGGAGCGGGGCGACGACGGACTATCGCTCGTATTCGCGCAACCACGAGGCGCTCGCGCCTGGCCGCCCGCCACTGCCCGGCAGCGCCGATCCGGTGATCGGCCGCGGCGACGCCGACCGGTGGAATCCGGAGCTGCTGCTGGTCGCGTCGCTGTCGGAATGTCACATGCTGTGGTACCTGCATCTGTGCACCGAGTCGGGCATCGTCGTCACCGACTACCGTGACGCCGCCGAGGGGACCATGGACGATCAGCGCTTCCAGCGGGTCACGCTGCGGCCTCGGGTCACGATCACCGATCCGGCGCGCGTGGATGCGGCGCGGGAACTGCACGCCGCGGCGCACCAGCGCTGCTTCATCGCCAACTCGATGAATTTCCCGGTGGTGCACGAGCCTGCGGTCACCGCCTGA
- a CDS encoding YybH family protein, giving the protein MDADDEQRIRDILAAHTDLWIRHEMDRWGAYFTEDSDFITHRGIWWRTRRENVEGHEDVPESVLAQKKNYSQEVVSVRELAPDVALVHTAWSWPDHVLPGQDSASDRRGYITLVMVRRADTWLIRAAHNTRVNGLDDFTPPAT; this is encoded by the coding sequence ATGGACGCCGACGACGAACAGCGGATTCGCGACATTCTGGCAGCGCACACCGATCTCTGGATCCGGCACGAGATGGACCGGTGGGGCGCCTATTTCACCGAGGACTCGGATTTCATCACCCACCGGGGGATCTGGTGGCGGACGCGGCGGGAGAATGTCGAAGGGCACGAGGATGTCCCGGAGTCGGTCCTCGCCCAGAAGAAGAACTACTCGCAAGAGGTGGTGAGCGTACGGGAACTCGCCCCGGATGTCGCCCTGGTGCACACCGCCTGGAGCTGGCCCGATCACGTCCTGCCGGGCCAGGACTCGGCCTCGGACCGGCGTGGCTACATCACCCTGGTCATGGTCCGACGCGCGGACACCTGGCTGATCCGAGCCGCCCACAACACCCGGGTGAACGGCCTCGACGACTTCACCCCGCCCGCGACCTGA
- a CDS encoding Nif3-like dinuclear metal center hexameric protein has translation MTRTEAVALSELIAVLDAAYPPRLAESWDSVGLVCGDPAESVSRVVFAVDATAAVVDDAIDWGAQALVVHHPLLLRGVDTVSAATPKGALLHRLIRGGCALFTAHTNADSADPGVSDALAQALGLTVTGPLEPKPAAAVDKWVVQVPRAHTEAVLAALFAAGAGGSDHYRECCWQVPGTGRFRPLEGANPTIGEVGSLERVEEDRIEVVAPPSARSAVSAALHAAHPYESPAFHVTERATLPSECGLGRVGELPRPESLREFTARVRAALPSTAWGVRAAGDPDRAIRTVAVCGGAGDSFLGTVSRLGVDAYVTADLRHHPADEHLRAGGPALIDAAHWATEFPWCAQAADIVGKALPAVETRVCSIRTDPWTLGAAD, from the coding sequence GTGACCCGGACGGAAGCGGTGGCGCTGTCGGAGTTGATCGCGGTGCTGGATGCGGCGTATCCGCCGCGGCTGGCCGAATCGTGGGATTCGGTGGGGCTGGTGTGTGGTGATCCGGCCGAATCGGTGTCGCGGGTGGTGTTCGCCGTGGACGCGACCGCTGCCGTGGTCGACGATGCGATCGACTGGGGCGCACAGGCATTGGTGGTGCACCACCCGCTGCTGTTGCGCGGGGTCGACACCGTGTCGGCCGCTACGCCCAAAGGTGCGCTGCTGCACCGGTTGATTCGCGGCGGATGCGCCTTGTTCACGGCGCACACCAATGCCGATTCCGCCGATCCGGGCGTGTCCGACGCGCTGGCGCAGGCGCTGGGTCTCACCGTCACCGGCCCGCTGGAGCCGAAACCGGCTGCGGCAGTGGACAAATGGGTCGTGCAGGTGCCTCGTGCGCACACCGAGGCCGTCCTCGCGGCACTGTTCGCCGCGGGTGCGGGCGGTAGCGATCACTACCGCGAATGCTGCTGGCAGGTGCCGGGCACCGGCCGGTTCCGGCCGCTGGAAGGCGCGAATCCGACTATCGGAGAGGTGGGTTCGCTGGAGCGGGTCGAGGAGGACCGGATCGAGGTGGTGGCGCCACCGTCGGCGCGCTCCGCCGTATCGGCCGCCCTCCATGCCGCTCACCCCTACGAATCACCCGCCTTCCACGTCACCGAGCGGGCGACGCTGCCGTCCGAGTGCGGCCTGGGCCGGGTGGGCGAGTTGCCCCGGCCGGAATCGTTGCGCGAATTCACCGCCAGAGTCCGGGCCGCGCTCCCGAGTACCGCGTGGGGCGTGCGCGCGGCCGGTGACCCGGATCGGGCCATTCGCACGGTCGCGGTCTGCGGCGGCGCGGGGGATTCCTTCCTGGGCACCGTCTCCCGCCTCGGCGTCGACGCCTACGTCACCGCCGACCTACGCCACCACCCCGCCGACGAACATCTGCGCGCGGGCGGACCCGCCCTGATCGACGCCGCCCACTGGGCCACCGAATTCCCCTGGTGCGCCCAAGCCGCCGACATCGTAGGAAAAGCCTTGCCGGCCGTGGAAACTCGCGTCTGCTCGATCCGCACCGACCCGTGGACCCTCGGCGCCGCCGACTGA